In Pseudomonadota bacterium, a single window of DNA contains:
- a CDS encoding elongation factor Ts, whose protein sequence is MAEITAPMVKDLRDRTGAGMADCKRALVESGGDPEAAQDWLRK, encoded by the coding sequence ATGGCTGAAATTACTGCTCCCATGGTCAAGGACCTGCGCGACAGGACCGGCGCAGGCATGGCGGACTGCAAAAGGGCGCTGGTGGAATCCGGCGGTGACCCCGAGGCCGCCCAGGACTGGCTGCGCAAGAA